DNA from Archaeoglobus veneficus SNP6:
CCTACGAGATCCTCGTATCGATAAAGAGAGCAGGAGCAGACCTGATTATTACGTATCACGCAATGGAGATCGCTGATTTTCTCGGGTAGATTTGATTCTCTTTTCTGTTTTTTGGCATTCCTATTTCTCATTTCGGACTGCTCACTTCTTAACCTTTAAAAACAGCATGCCCGTCTTTGCGGTATGAAATTTGATAAATCAAAATCCCTTTACGACAAAGCGATAGGGCTGATGCCCGGCGGCGTGAGCAGTCCTGTTAGAGCAGTAAAGCCGTTCCCGTTCTACACTGCCCGTGCTAATGGCTCTAAAATCGTTGACGTTGATGGAAACGAGTACATCGACTACTGCATGGCCTACGGCCCCCTCATCCTCGGCCACGCAAATCCGGCAGTTAAGAAAGCCATCGAGGAGCAGCTCGAGAAGGGATGGCTCTACGGTACGCCAGTAGAGCTTGAGGTGGAGTACGCGAAGCTGATAACGGAACTCTTTCCGGGCATTGAAATGCTGCGCTTCGTCAACACGGGCAGTGAGGCAACGATGGCAGCTTTAAGACTCGCAAGGGGCTTCACTGGCAGGAACAAGATAATAAAGGTAGAGGGCAGCTTCCACGGAGCGCACGATGCCGTATTGGTTAAAGCTGGAAGCGGTGCAACAACTCACGGCATTCCTAATTCCGCTGGCGTTCCAGCGGACTTCGTGAAGCACACGCTGCAGGCTCCATACAACGACATCGAAGCTCTCGTAGAGGTCATCGAGAAGAACCGCGATGACGTTGCGGCTCTCATCCTCGAGCCCGTTATGGGCAACTCAACGCTCATCCTTCCCGAAAAGGACTATCTTAAGGAGGTAAGGAAGGTAACTGCTGAAAACGACGTTTTGCTCATATTCGATGAAGTAATTACCGGCTTCCGTTTGGCTTTGGGTGGAGCGCAGGAGTACTACGGCGTTAAGCCCGATTTAACCACGCTTGGCAAGATAGCAGGCGGTGGATTGCCTA
Protein-coding regions in this window:
- the hemL gene encoding glutamate-1-semialdehyde 2,1-aminomutase produces the protein MKFDKSKSLYDKAIGLMPGGVSSPVRAVKPFPFYTARANGSKIVDVDGNEYIDYCMAYGPLILGHANPAVKKAIEEQLEKGWLYGTPVELEVEYAKLITELFPGIEMLRFVNTGSEATMAALRLARGFTGRNKIIKVEGSFHGAHDAVLVKAGSGATTHGIPNSAGVPADFVKHTLQAPYNDIEALVEVIEKNRDDVAALILEPVMGNSTLILPEKDYLKEVRKVTAENDVLLIFDEVITGFRLALGGAQEYYGVKPDLTTLGKIAGGGLPIGIFGGRKEIMENVAPAGGVYQAGTFSGNPLSLTAGYTTVRFLMENKVHDYVNSITKELADGVRDQIADSNLSYEVGSIASMFCIYFGKAPKNYSDALKLDGKRFIEFFWKLLEEGVFFPPSQYETCFVSFAHSREDVEKTIEAVGTCLRKL